One window of the Suricata suricatta isolate VVHF042 chromosome 7, meerkat_22Aug2017_6uvM2_HiC, whole genome shotgun sequence genome contains the following:
- the LOC115296195 gene encoding histone H4-like → MSGRGKGGKGLGKGGAKRHRKVLRDNIQGITKPAIRRLARRGGVKRISGLIYEETRGVLKVFLENGITKPAIRRLARRGGVKRISGLIYEETRGVLKVFLENVIRDAVTYTEHAKRKTVTAMDVVYALKRQGRTLYGFGG, encoded by the exons ATGTCTGGTCGCGGCAAGGGCGGGAAGGGCCTGGGCAAGGGCGGCGCCAAGCGCCACCGTAAGGTGCTGCGCGACAACATCCAGGGCATCACCAAGCCCGCCATCCGGCGGCTGGCCCGGCGCGGCGGCGTCAAGCGCATCTCCGGCCTCATCTACGAGGAGACCCGCGGGGTGCTCAAGGTGTTCCTGGAGAAC GGCATCACCAAGCCCGCCATCCGGCGGCTGGCCCGGCGCGGCGGCGTCAAGCGCATCTCCGGCCTCATCTACGAGGAGACCCGCGGGGTGCTCAAGGTGTTCCTGGAGAACGTGATCCGGGACGCCGTCACCTACACGGAGCACGCCAAGCGCAAGACGGTCACGGCCATGGACGTGGTCTACGCGCTCAAGCGGCAGGGCCGCACCCTCTACGGCTTCGGCGGCTGA
- the LOC115296191 gene encoding histone H2B 1/2, translated as MNSFVNDIFERIAGEASRLAHYNKRSTITSREIQTAVRLLLPGELAKHAVSEGTKAVTKYTSSK; from the coding sequence ATGAACTCGTTCGTCAACGACATCTTCGAGCGCATCGCGGGCGAGGCGTCGCGCCTGGCGCATTACAACAAGCGCTCGACCATCACGTCGCGGGAGATCCAGACGGCCGTGCGCCTGCTGCTGCCCGGCGAGCTGGCCAAGCACGCCGTGTCCGAGGGCACCAAGGCCGTCACCAAGTACACCAGCTCCAAGTAA